The genomic window TGTGCGAATCAAGGTGGGAGGAGGAGATTCGGGCAAGGTCATCGGCAGGCAGGGACGAACCGCCGGTGCGCTTCGCACCATCCTCACGGCTTCGGCGGCCAAGGAAAACAAGCGTGCGGTGCTCGAAATCATCGATGGGAAACGACATGAGATGCAGGGCGCCCTTGTCGCAGCCAACATGCCCTGAGTATCGTTGAGCGCCCATAGAAGTTCGGAATAAAGGTTCACGCAGAGCGCTGAACATAGCGGGGGGTGGGCCTCTCGTCGTCACGAGACCACTCGTCCATCCCAGGTTCTCACACTGTCGGATGTGGGCCCGCTCCTGTTCAACCGTTCCCGCCGGAACGGCGGGGGGCATTTGTAACAGCTACACAGGCGGTGGACCTTTGGATGAGGACCCCTTTCGTTTTGACTTTAGGGTGTGCAGTCTTCGACACCATGGGGCCCTCGACATCGTGTCGGTCAGTCGAGCCTTTTGGAACTCCGCGTGGATCAGGGGGTGGCAATGAGGCGTTTCCTCACACCACCCGCCTGAAAACGGCGGGGCACTCGTAAACCTGAGCAGTGGGACAACCGCCCAAGGACCTCCACAGGCCGCCGGGATGTTCCAGCGAGAACGCACGATCATCCCCCATTTGACTGGCACGTTCTCGCCAACCTTTCGATATTGCTTTTCTTACTCTGCCGCAGAGCGAACTGTCGAACTCAGGATGAAGGCCGTGTGAGATGGGCGTTTCCTTCTATTTCCGCGAGAAGTCAAGTGCCGGAGTAGGGGAGCACAAGTCACCGGAAATCTTCTACCTGAGCGGCTTACGAGTGATAGGACCGGAAATCTGGTGAAAACCGTATTTATCTGCATCTTTGTCGAGTTTAATTTGGCTTGCACCAAGCAACCTGACAACAGAGGGGGCGCGGTTCGAAGGAAGACGTAACTCCTCAGAGGAAGAGGGAACCGAAAGGAGGTGTGTATGGTGAGAATCAAAAGGATAGTAGTGGGGTTGGCTTTTTTGACATTCATCTGCGCCTGCTCTGGTATGAGTACGAGAGAACAACGCATATTGAGTGGAGGAGCCATCGGGGCCGGCGCTGGCGCGGGTATATCCGTGTTGACCGGTGGAAGCGTAGCCGCGGGTTCAGCAATTGGCGCTGCTGCAGGTGCGCTTGGTGGATTCCTTTATGATGAATCAAAGAAGTAACGAGAACACAGATGGTGAGACTGTGTGAGGGGGTGAAAGATATGAAATATTTTACCATACTGATTTCTCTGATCTCATTATTCCTGCAGATTCAGTCCGTTCATGGGGCAGTGTATCAAAGCGACCTTGGCTATTCTATCGATGTTCCTGAAGGTTGGACTATTTTCAGTAAAGGAAACGCTAGGGAAAAGCCTCAAATTATAGAAGCTGCGATGAACAGGGCGAAAGGCGATGAGGGGCTCAGCGCGATACCTTCCAACGTGTTGAACCGGGTCAAAGAATTACTGATGGGGGAGAAAATAGACTATTACCAAAGCGGAGAACCACGATTCACCATTTCAGTGTACAAGGGAACCGGAGAGCTTCCGGTCTCATCGGACAAGGTCGAAGCGTTCTGCAAATCCTTGGCGGAAGACTTCGACAAGCAAGGCGATAACGGCATAAAGCTCCACGAGTGCAGTATCAAACAGATTGATGGTCGCCGGGCGGTCTATCTGATCGCGGATGACTATTGGAAGAACAAGAAGTATATCCAATACCAGATCCAAAAGGGCCAGGACGAGATCCTCTTTGTTACTGCCAACTCTATGGAAAAGCCCTTTTCCGAAATGAGCAACGAGTTCGATACGATCATACACTCACTCGAAACGGAATGAGCAAATGGAAGCCTATGCCGATGTTCCAGATGGCCCGTAATTCGGGCTCATAATTTGGCTTAGAGAGGAGGAGTATATGAAACGTTTAGTGAGTCTTCTTGTAATGTGCGCTATGGCAATGATGCTGGTGTTTGGCGCCTGTGAGAAAGAGGGCCCGGTGGAAAAATCCGGTAAGGAAGTCGACAAGGCGGTGGAAAAGGCGGGTGATACGCTCGAAAAGGCCGGAGACAAGGTGGAGGAGGCAACGGAAAACGCAACGAAGTAGTTCCTCTGAAGAATCACGGAAGGGGTTTTCAAGTATGAAGGAAGCCCTGGCGGGAATCGCTTTTCATCTAAGACCTCACGGAGGCTTGATTCTTATGAAGGCTTTTGGATGCGGGTATGGATCCCGCCGGCTCATACACATCATCTTCGCTTCCATACTTCTGATGACGGCGTTTTCCTGCCAGACGGTCCCTGTTACCGAACGACAGCAACTGCACCTGCTCCCGGAGGGGCAGATCCT from Deltaproteobacteria bacterium includes these protein-coding regions:
- a CDS encoding KH domain-containing protein, whose protein sequence is MSDKSRVLIEFIVRHLVDHPEQVIIEEIGSDLTKIVRIKVGGGDSGKVIGRQGRTAGALRTILTASAAKENKRAVLEIIDGKRHEMQGALVAANMP